TCGATCCCCATCGGAGaccgtatttttttttttttttaaaaggcttccaTTTCTACTATTACTTTCCTTGTAGTCTAATTAAATGTGTAGTTTCCTACACTGTCACGTAACGCCAACCCTTAAAAGGCAAACATCCCGAACGATTGTCACGCAACGCGCACCCCAGAGAACAAAGGCTAAGAAGGAGACCTAGATATAGGGATCAGTTTGTCCAATATTGGAAATCCCTCTAAAATTTTAATGTATGGACACAAAGACACTTACTTGGAATATACGAGAACATCACCACGATCAGGAAGAGATgataatcaaaggaaaaattgagacaatttgGCATGGACACACTGTACAGACCAGACTTGGAAACATGACCAAGAGAGGAGTATATTGTCACCAGTTCACCCTAAAGACCGCAGTAGGAATTAATATAAACATCAGAAGATTGATTAACTGTACAAAACAACTATGATACAACCATACACaacatcttaaccctttagccaCTAAGAAGTGATTGGCgtcaaatttctcctcacagtatcattgctaaatcaaacattaaggtcctaagaataaaggaaatgatcaccagcaagagaaactcttgattatAATATcaattctccttctcagcaccttACAAATTGTgtagataacagtatggagaacatggaggctgttagggtgcaaagggttgaCTGATAATTAAttgagatctgattggttcattcagGAACTAAGATACCTAAAATTTCAAGTACACATTAAAATGGTGAAGTACACATTTAAATGGGGAGGTGTTTCAAATGATCATGATGAACTGACAAACAATCTCATCTGAACAGGGACAagactttccctgaaaagtcTTCACTCTCATAAAAatagaactttaattttactcACTGTCACGCCAATGggatagaggaaaaaaaagaaagtatatCTGTGTAAAAAGCACACAAAAACATGTTGTAGTTTAAGccacttaaattattttgtaagtaAGTTCCAATaggggcctgtataaaggctttactttttacTACTAGGTTCCAATAGGGGcccgtataaaggctttactttttacTACTAGGTTCCAAtagaaaatataattaatttagCAAAAAACAACCAAAGGAAAACCAATACACTCTAAgattatcaaatatttatttcaacagGTAATTGAAAAATACTCTGTGTGGGCAATCGCATCTGAGTAgcaatttcctctttttacGAGCTTGCAAAACAAATGATGAGAAAACTTTTGATGAAACTATAGTGTATACACCTACAAACTGTTAATTATTtcacccctaggagtgactggcctctaatttctccatacagtattTACTTGTAATCAAGTGcataggtcatgagaataaaggaaatgatcacaaatctgaaaagctcctgattgtcaaacaaattctccttgtcagtacaaGAGGAAAAGTAAtaagaacagtgtggagaatatcaATATTAATGTTAGTGTGTAGAGGTTAACAAACCTGCACCACTGAAGTATGTAGGGCAAACTGTCCAACAAGGAAAATGCATAAAATGAATAGCGAATAACCTCTGTGATGGACCAAGCTAAAACAAACCCTGCCACACCAGGATTGTCATGAACCTAAagcacagaagaaaaaaataatttaactaaTAAAATACCAGTAACCTCTAAATTAGATATATTGACCCACGTTATCCCTCACCAAATCATATTGATATTTATTGATCTATCATCTGTTTAAACCTTTACACATAGCTGTTTAATCTCACCTCAAAATGGATGGGGAAGGATGGGATTACTTGGGGCAGTTAAGGCAGAGgagaaaaagataatttggttttaaaactgagttaacaatgtaaattggccacaagTTCTTAAAGCTGAAGTTTAGAACATTAGCCCTACATCAGGACAAATATAGGAATCCTTCATAATACTAAAAGCCAAAATTAGCTACTTAGCAGTGGGGCATATGCATGTAATAATAATCCCCTGAGCTCTACGCACACTAAGCCAGCATAATAAAGATTTGATAGATGCTTACTTGAGGGACACTGTGAGCCACTGCCCAGGTTAAAAAGAGTCTTGAAGCTACCTGAAATGCTGTAAGAACAACTGAAGATGGCACTATACCTTTGTGGGGAAAAAGAACACCATTGAAAGTAATTCTCATCTATATCCCAGTACAGGGACAAGGCTTCTCttctatttgattttttttttatacaaacaTGCACATAATGTTTCAGTGAAAAGAGATGCTTAGAAGCATGTATTTAAAACCTACACCAAGGTTTGTAGCtatctttgctttttttattattgttattacttaGATCCTGATTATTCTCTGTATATTGtaccaagaaataaaaaagctgCACCACTTGCAAAAAGGGAACAAATTTCTGGCACTGAATAAAAGTATCCCATAGTGACAAACCCTCCAATGAgaacagaaatatttttcttatcttgCCTAGTACATAACAGCTTGCAGCCTAAGACAATACATGTAGAGCAAATgggtaaaatatttttttaaaaaaatgatcaaatttgCTCCTATATAATCCTACATACCTACTGCACAGTGTAATACCTGGAacaagaggaaacaaaaagtcATGTTAGACCTATACTATACCTCAAAAAAGCACACTTCAAGATACAAACTTTCAGACTTAGGAAATCTAGCTTACAGCAAGAAAGGTTGCCTTACAGGTCCTTAactaatcatttcttttaatgttatttcaattttgtgtAGAATGTTACTTTTTCTGCAATCATGACTACACAGCTAAATTAAATGTTCTAAGTTCTAAGTTCTGTACATGTATGTTTGACAATCATTCACCTCTAGGATGGCTGCAGATTGAAAAATCTTGAGGGGTTTTTCCACCGAGTTGTAAAGCCCAATATGAGTATTCTTCGTTGTCAAGTGCTGTACTGCAAGGACAAGAATCACACCCCATCTACagaacaataattttaaaaaaatccccAAATTAATTGATTTCCAACAATTCTGTTCGAATAATTCGCTCATACCCCCATATTTAGTAATACCAAACTAATAAACTTTTATGTCAAAGCTCTCAGGGACTTAGAATGGATTTCATTTGGCGCACACAGAAGGAATTATTTTATTCACGCAATTTGGCAATGTTggcctaaaaaaaaagtttaaagcgCGTGACGATCTGCAGACTGAGGAACAAGAAACAAACATCAGCTGACATATTGTATTAAGTAATAAATATAATGATTAAATCAAGGATTTACTCAGAAATCACTGGAAAACTTATGCCTGACATTAAACTTGGTTTCAGCAGTCGCAGGTTTTAGTTTGCTGAGAGCTATCAATATCTTTTAAGCTGCACTAACGAAAAAACATTACAAGTATTCGCACTCGATCAAATCACAATAAATGGAAGCTCAGCTGCTTACGCGTAGGTTTTCACCAAACATAAATCACAGAAAGTACTATGCACTAACTATATTACACTCAAGCCTCTTGCCATAAACAGTAAGATGACAGAGAAGTGATCTGATCCTTACCCTAGCGTCAGTACAACATTATAAAACACCAGGTAAATCTTCACTGGCGCCACCATATTGCAGGAGAGCTTAAGAGAGAAGCCTGGAGTAAAGTCCACGCTTGTTCATTAATTATCACCCTCGGCGgtggggggtggaggggggagAATTTTGGCGAAAGGGACTAGTGGAAagttgactgccaattaactgtcaacgagagggggggggggggggagggggggaggcgTGAGAATATTGCAGAACCATATGAGGGATCAGGAAATTTCCTCGAGAAATAACCAGAATTTTCCACCCTTCTTTCCCAAAGGCGATGAGTAACGACCGTTCACTTAGTACAGGAGCTCTCCAAAAtctggtaaatttttttcaaggccTACATATCAAATGGTGTCCTATTTTAGAACGTGCCGAAACTTTAGCTGGAAAAATTACAGGTGATGCGAGTATCATGCATTAGGCACGCGCCAAAAATTATGCCAAACAAGTAGCGGACTCAGAAAGTTTCTCACAGGTTTGCGAAGACAAAGACAGTTTGCCCTCAGCtgatgttatttctttttatttcatcataatTTATCTTCGTTATTCATCTACGCTGGGTTTTTCTTTCTGGCATCACATGCAAGGCGTACTGAATTTGGGCGGGGTGCAACTCAAATGACGCCCAGTGTACAACCACATATACATCAATTATATTTTATTAATCACAATATTCTGTTTCATGGCAAACTACAACTAAGCCAAAGAGACTTCTATCTGTGTGTCGAACTGTGTTAAATAATTCCGCTGAACATTAACAAAGGAATGAGTTCGAACTGGAGCCGTTTGAAGCTGCTATAAACATTCGATCATTCGTAGAGCTTATTTCAATGCTGTTTTACCGCCAAGAAAAAATTAGCATTGTACGTATTCGTTGGCGTAAGAGCACGGTGCATTCTCTTGAATTCTCGATTTCTGTTGAAacgcaaataaacaaaaagtcaaTAAAAACATAATAACCTTAAAatcagataaaattttttttcgaatagTGGAGcgaaacttttaaaaaaatcaatccaTTACAAGTCAATCATGACCCGCAATTGAGAATTACCCTTTTAGCGTCTAACTTAAAACGAAAACCACCAAAAAATCCAAAAAGCATTTATATCTTACCGGCTTCTTTTTGAAATCTCGTCTGTAAGCATATGTAAAGTATGCGATGGAACCGAGACATAGCAAAAACtctaaacaggaaaaaatgaacaCGAATGTGGTTAAGGTTTTGGTTCGTGTAACATTCTGATCAGGAGTTCTGTTGTAGGCATACCAACTGAACGATCCGACCTCTTCACCTGTGAATACCGTGTGTACTGCCATACTGTAACAGACGATCAGCATTGTGGACAGGAGTAAGGATAATACTGAGAATAACAGGAAGTCGAtcaactaaaaattaaaatgaaagattgaaaGAGTGGGACAAAACATTAATAAACCCAACAGTTGATTAATTCCAAATCATTATCTCagataatataataataacggagctcgcagagcgtagctcCATAATTATGCAAAATGGTAGTAACctatcaagccgaaaaaatttggacttatgaCCGTGCGGGCGTCTgtacaagatgctacttttaacatgcgtggtcaactgtaccgcgggcactccaacgccacggctttgttcagtagtccagtggtcagtgcactgggctcaGAGTCGGACGACCTGGGTtttagtcctggccggggcaaggcgttgtgcccttgagacgtgcgggaaaaatAATGCGAgcaaaaaaatgcgagctccgcttttaggcttggctaaatctatgtaCTAGTAGCACTAACTCAGTAAGAACCTCGTTGATAAAAGAAAGCGCCAAAAAtactgattggttttttttaaaaaacacagAAGAAATTTTCAGTGAAACCAAGACTACTAAAAAGCAACACCAATTGATAAAgagacaaagtgaaaatgggggatttcatcCGAAGGCCCGTGAGTCTGAAAACAAGGCAGCCTGTACTTGAATCTTAAAAGCCTTTTTACCGCAATTAATATTGGCAGTGTGTTATATATAATTAGGTAAACTAAAGTCTGGTCGACTGCAACTTACATAATACTTTTTGGAGTTTTCAGCGTTCTCCATGTTCGAATCCAAAACTGCAATAACCCCAGTGGCAGCAATctgcaaaaagaaattttgggATCAGGGCAGTTACCTATGAAGGCTGTTCATTTGTTTAGTCatccattcatttattttttaactttgacgGATGTACCTAACTGAGATCGAGTCACTTTGCacaagtttttcttgtttttaaaattaaaattctatattttttatgTCTTCAGTGACCTCGCCAGTTATACCACGGTGAAACTGAAACATACAGAACAATCGAGCGCACCATCGTTGGTACAGTTTCTCGTGATGATCTCTTTTGGGGTATTTGATATGCTGGTAAACTCATAAAAGTGCGATGTAGATCTGTTTTACGTTGTTTTTGCATTTACATATCACAGAAGGGTAGTCATGCGTTTTATGTCGATTTCTCGAGAATTTTCTTGTGTTGCGATATTTGTTTATCTTgctttttaatttagttaagaGATAATGTGAAATTTGACACATCCGAGAGTAAAAAAAGGAGTGATGCCTAGCGAGAACTTAAAGGCAGCAATCATCAACTGATCTTGAAAGAGctcttttcttaaattcatATTCTATAACTTTGATCCGCGGAAAAGTGATTGATCATCAGTATGTCAATACAACCACGACATGCCAAATCATTAACTATATAGTCATCCAAACACCATTCCCCATACATAAATAAATCTCACTTACTATGACTCCAATCCAGATTGGAAGAAGCATTTGGCTGGTCCAGTGATCAACCACAAGCCTTACTAAGATTCCCAGCACAATAAACAAGCCGCCAAACATACCATGAATAACACCTAATAACTTCAGAACACCGTCAAAGTAAACTATGGCTCCATCTCTAACACCCATCTTATCTCGTGAAAGGAACTTTCAATTACTTGTTTAGTCGTTCATTTGTTAGTACAGCTGTACGATTTTGTTGGGAAGAATGTGCATTAAAATGAGATCattacattaaaataacaaTGTGTGACGTCTGTGTCATGAGGGACCTCGTCATAATTAGTTCCAGTTCTTGAACATCTTTCTTCTCAAACAGTCGTGCTCATACATCCCTTTCGCGTTGATTACCTCGGGTCTCAAATGTGAGGAATGTTTTTCGTCACAGGAACCCCAAACTGGCAGACAAAACATGTCAAGAGTTTAGTGCAGAGATTCAAACTTTTCGATTTCATTAACTATACAAGTGGCAAAGGACATAATTCGAGAAGCAAGGGATGGTAAGAGGGGACATTccttttaaccaatcacatttcatGTTCCCATGCATTTCTCGGCCGTGCGTCACTTAGGACACCTGGGCTCGAGCCAGGTGGCGTGATTTTGCCTTTTTCGACGGCtctctttgtttgaaattaatgTTGCCGAAGATTGCGTGATCCAACAAAGGTCACGCACTACAAAAGCATATCTTTGAGGGTTCTAAGAGAAATCAAACTTCGTAACATGATTCACGCTTGATCCAAGTTTTCCTTTACATCGCTCAAAACGTTCGATagtattttataattttacagaCTAAGATCTAACAATGGTCAATTGTGCAATAAGTGCGAAGTGCAGTTGACCCTTAAAACGAGGTCATTCTATTGTAATCATTTCAATCCATTCTTCTGCCTGCGGTATCTACACGAAATTGATTTGCGATACGCAGAAAGGACGACCCTATGAGATTCCAGCGGTTCAGATTTCACAGAAAAAAGAGAGACGTTTCCGTTATTCGATACTTAGTAGGTAGTAGCATCGAATTAAAAAACACTGCTAATCACGCAAACCTGGTCTGGACGTAATCGTAGCCCGGATGATATCATAAAGTGGGTTGACAACATCGGAGACTAACGAGAAATTCTGTCGTCGAAGTGAGTGCTCTTCTCAGGTTAGAATGTCGTCTGTGGTAAATAATGGATACAAAGGGACCGCAAGGAACAGTATTAAATCATTTCAAGAAAAGATGATCAAGTTGAAAAGTGATTTAAACGAAACagagaacaaaattaaacagCATAAACAGGAAACGCTTTCTGCAAGATGGAGAGAACACGAAGCCAAACTCCAACTGAAGGAGATGTCTGAAAAGATCtcagagaaagaagaaaagatcaGAAAGATCGAGGACCGTATTCATTACCAGAACGGGCGAAGGAAAGAGATAGCGGAAAAATACCGAGAAAACGGGCGAGTTGCAAATGTGTTGGAAGAATCCACGATCAATGTAGAGGAAATGATGCGTAAACTTCACGAATCCCAGCAGCGCGTAATGGAATTAAGGAAAATGAACAAGGGAATGTCGCAGGTTGTTGCAATTCTGGagcctaaaattgaaaaagcgGAGAGACGCGAACAGAAAGCTCTTAACCGTGCGTTTTTGATAAATCAAAAGTTATCTGTTCATCGTTACCTAGCAGCCAAAAGGCCTGAAGGAATGTTGTCTCCTGAAGAAGAACTTGTTCCACAATCCGACCAAGAAGCCAAAGTTATAAGCATACAAGAGAAAATCAGAGGGGCAATTTTACGGAGGCGAGAAGCCGAAAAGAAGCGGTGTACTTTGGAGAGAAAAATTCAGGTTATGGAAAAGGCGCTGGATAACTTCAAGAGAAGAAATCTGGAGTTTCAAATTAGCAAAAGGGAGCTTCTTAGTTCAAACTTTTTATAAACTCGCAAAAACTTGACAgttaaaaaatatgatttcttCATCCGATTATAGACTTTCTTATAAATTACTTACACTTCATAGAACACCAGTTCATTTAATAGGTCTTATAGTTTAATTATTAACAGGTTAAACTTAAAGTGATTTATCATGATCTAAGACTGATTGCTTTGATGACCAGGACAATACGAACATGGCGCACTTACAGATCACGAACGCAACGCTATAAGGTACATCCTGCTTTAGTTAAGATGTCTACATTGTCCTAAATATTGACTAAGCGAGAAAAATAGAGTTTATCAAAAGATCTAAGAAGCTTACAAGCTTTTTGAAAGATACAAAGCTTCACGCAGTGACGTGATTGAATAAGCCATTGTCATCGACGGAGAATTTGATTAAGTAAATAAACATTAGCTACCTTGGAAATAATACGTTCGCTTTCTTTGCACTAGTCTCCTTCGCATGCTGGCAAAAAACTTGCTGATCTTATTTGCATGGGTGTTCGAGGTTCCGGTTTTTTTTGCACGTTAAGCTGGGAGATAAGTCAGCGTTTGTCTTGGATGACTTCGTTTACTTTACAACTTCGTCATATTCGTATAAATCTCCTCAATTCCCAGCCATTCCTCTTCCTCCTTTAATCTTATTGCCCCTTTTGTTTCATACCATCCGCCGAACTATGTTTAAAATGTCTCCTTTACGTCGGAGATTGTTTTGCAcagcacaaataaaaaaaagaataaaaatgtaaaaaaaaattagagcattttttttctctctacaaATCAGCAGCAGCATGTATATATGTAACTGCAAGGTCTCTGTCAATACTTACAAGGATTATCGTAAAGGTCATGAAACGAAATCTCAATGATATCGCGCGCGCCAATTGACAAATGGCTGGGTAACTATGGCACAAGGATTTGTCTGCAATGCCCATACTCATACCgcggaaaatcaaggcaattaAATTAGGCAATCGTTACACATTATAGCGCATGCCTCCAGTCAGTGTAAGGAGAGGAATGAGATATAGCTTTATAAATTAGCATGCAATGTATTTGAAATCCTAGAAAAGCGGTGTATCTCGTGTAAGCATACTAACTGACGTGATACAAACTGTGAAgtttaattttcagcaaattctcCCATTCTCTGATGGGTTAATCGCACACTCACACACATTAGTTATTTTGTGATTTATCCAGTTGTGAAGAAAAATTGCGGGATGAGCTGGGATGAAACGAGCTAAGATGCAATGAGACTGCCCGCAGAAAAATCTGTTGGAGAGTACGAGTTCATGGGATACTTTTTCGTGATTTTATACTCACTCCAACCTTgagaatttcatttaaaaaaccacaaaaacattgaaaattcaATATCTTGCGGTTTTATCTCACAATAAATGTCTGCAAATGCTACAGCTCCTGCTGCTTGAGGTCCATtccaaaaatttctttcctctctGACCGACAGGTCCTGGTGCTGACTAGCTCCCAGTATTTCATTTCAGCGCTGTTCATTACCAAGGCAACTAAAGTGTCTTCTCTCCTTCGGCAAGACAAGAAGAGGATTTGGTTATTGTAGAGAATTTAGCCAAAACACAGTGTATCAGGCTTCACAATGATTCCGCCGAATGCATCACTAGTTAAATA
The sequence above is a segment of the Pocillopora verrucosa isolate sample1 chromosome 5, ASM3666991v2, whole genome shotgun sequence genome. Coding sequences within it:
- the LOC131790933 gene encoding very-long-chain (3R)-3-hydroxyacyl-CoA dehydratase 2 isoform X1; the encoded protein is MVAPVKIYLVFYNVVLTLGWGVILVLAVQHLTTKNTHIGLYNSVEKPLKIFQSAAILEVLHCAVGIVPSSVVLTAFQVASRLFLTWAVAHSVPQVHDNPGVAGFVLAWSITEVIRYSFYAFSLLDSLPYILQWCRYTFFFFLYPIGVTGELVTIYSSLGHVSKSGLYSVSMPNCLNFSFDYHLFLIVVMFSYIPIFPQLYFHMIRQRKKVIGGKVKPQ
- the LOC131790922 gene encoding tropomyosin-like, with protein sequence MSSVVNNGYKGTARNSIKSFQEKMIKLKSDLNETENKIKQHKQETLSARWREHEAKLQLKEMSEKISEKEEKIRKIEDRIHYQNGRRKEIAEKYRENGRVANVLEESTINVEEMMRKLHESQQRVMELRKMNKGMSQVVAILEPKIEKAERREQKALNRAFLINQKLSVHRYLAAKRPEGMLSPEEELVPQSDQEAKVISIQEKIRGAILRRREAEKKRCTLERKIQVMEKALDNFKRRNLEFQISKRELLSSNFL
- the LOC131790933 gene encoding very-long-chain (3R)-3-hydroxyacyl-CoA dehydratase 2 isoform X2, with translation MVAPVKIYLVFYNVVLTLGWGVILVLAVQHLTTKNTHIGLYNSVEKPLKIFQSAAILEVLHCAVAFQVASRLFLTWAVAHSVPQVHDNPGVAGFVLAWSITEVIRYSFYAFSLLDSLPYILQWCRYTFFFFLYPIGVTGELVTIYSSLGHVSKSGLYSVSMPNCLNFSFDYHLFLIVVMFSYIPIFPQLYFHMIRQRKKVIGGKVKPQ
- the LOC131790960 gene encoding uncharacterized protein isoform X1, which translates into the protein MGVRDGAIVYFDGVLKLLGVIHGMFGGLFIVLGILVRLVVDHWTSQMLLPIWIGVIIAATGVIAVLDSNMENAENSKKYYLIDFLLFSVLSLLLSTMLIVCYSMAVHTVFTGEEVGSFSWYAYNRTPDQNVTRTKTLTTFVFIFSCLEFLLCLGSIAYFTYAYRRDFKKKPKSRIQENAPCSYANEYVQC
- the LOC131790960 gene encoding uncharacterized protein isoform X2, whose translation is MGVRDGAIVYFDGVLKLLGVIHGMFGGLFIVLGILVRLVVDHWTSQMLLPIWIGVIIAATGVIAVLDSNMENAENSKKYYLIDFLLFSVLSLLLSTMLIVCYSMAVHTVFTEFLLCLGSIAYFTYAYRRDFKKKPKSRIQENAPCSYANEYVQC